The sequence atatatatatgcatatatatacacacacacacacacacatatatatatatatatatatatatatatatatatgtgtatactgttatttataggtaatacatactgttaatactgtttatatatatatatatatatatatatatatatatatatatatatatatatatatatatatatatatactgttatttataggtaatatatactgttaataaatatatatactgttattTATACGTAATACATACcgttaataaatatatatactgttattTATACGTAATACATACcgttaataaatatatatactgttatttatacgtaatacatactgttaataaatatatatattgttatttataggtaatacatactgttaataaatatatttactgttatttataggtaatacatactgttaataaatatatatactgttatttataggtaatatatactgttaataaatatatatactgttatttatacgtaatacatactgttaataaatatatatactgttatttatacgtaatacatactgttaataaatatatatactgttatttataggtaatatatactgttaataaatatatatactgttattTATAGGTAATCCATACTTTTAATACTGTtgatagatatacatactgttaatattgtaaatttgtgtgtattcatgttttgtccagttttatttttattctactaagctctattcttaAGTTACTTTGTGAAACTGTaacatttatattctattttcttatcttattttggtttttgtaattttccattcgctctattcttattttctaaaGCACTGGTGTTTTATTagtattgttgcactgactgatttcattgtacacacaatgacaataaaggctattctattctattctattctattctattctattctattctattctattctattctatacatgAGATGATGAGTTGCGTTCAATTTCCTAATGCATAATGTgaataaatatctttttattgacCATGCATGTGCTTCTATGTGTTGTTTTGATTAATTCAGGTTTATGAAAATAGATTTTTGGTGTTGAGCTTGTGCCTCTGTTAATAAAAACATCTGCATCATGTGcaaaatactgttttgtttttttttaaatgcaggttAATGCCTCCTGACCTCAGCTTTGTGTAGACTGCTGTAGAATCTGTCTCCTTTAATTGGAGAGCTCCATTGTCTGGTCTGGGCATCTTCACAGCTGAAaagacacacacaacatttaaagcCCTGATAGGTCATAAACAACTACTCTTAGTGTTTCAGAGTCAGTGTTGACAAGGTTATGTTTGAAATGTGGGATATAGATGACTAgttatctttttaaaaaatataataatgcaaCTATTGGCATGACTTAAACAAAGTAATGTAACTTACAGTCCCGaaagcacacatttacacattcacACTGTGCAGTAAAGTTAGACAACATTTCTGATTTCACACAGATGATATTGTTGAATAGAGGAACTATAATTAAAGGGGAAAATTCTGTGTTTAAACAACCAAGGGaggtgtttgtgtatctgtcatTGGAGTTAAACTATGAAACAAACTGAATGTGGAGTTTTAAAAGCAACATCCAAACAGAAACCACTTTAGAATGAGTTGCAATGGAATGAATTTCACATCAAACAGGGATGAAGTAGGTGTTTACTGTTGAGGGTGACTGTAATTTACTGGTTGGTGGATGCACAATACATGAACATAagtgtgtatatgcatgtatctgtgtatatgtactgtatgtgtggtttttattcgtgtacattacaaacaaaaagctaaagatatttcttttctttttttttgtcatttttgctattagtaaataaaactatgtctggtcattaaaaaaatatgtttcaattcacacacaaaaaaataaaaagcactgtgcaagaatccctgaactgaaaaaaaatgccccaaaaattaaaaatatccttaactttttgtttgtagtgtatgtatgtatgacgaTCTTAACATGCATTCCCCCTTTTATCATTTTAACGTAATTTATTGAACTCTTCTCTAACTACTGTCATGGAAGTTTTCCAGCACTCTGAACATAATTTGAAGCAAAAACTACGGTGGCCAATAAGGACCAAACACATTacaacggcccaatgcgtctcagttagagaaaacagctgcaagtacagactcgatgcaaattcacaaactcaaacacaagtctaaacaaggtacaacatgaggaatgtggtgcaaaggaaaaaaaaagtgccgcaagaaacaaaaacaaatgcataatcgtcaaatgctctgcaaataaagaaacgatgcaaaccaagaaaacatctgcaaacgaaaaacgctgcagaaccagtcactacaacggaagtactccaaacctgtagggggcagtgtttatagacaacagactagtgtcaaatagaatcaaataaaagtcacatgaccgcgctacgctgtaacttcagtttgttcccactgtcagtcagctgttcaccgtctctctctctctccatcctgcaTTGACCTGTTCTGcagacagcgccccctacaggtttggagcacttccgttgtagtgacCGGTTCTGTAGCGAAaacaacgaaatgacgaaaactagaattgtaaaaacatttttgttaactgaaataaataaaaactataactaaaagaaaacaatgataactaactgaaactgtatcatgtgcttacaaaactaactaaaacgtataaaaattatggataaaattcacttcatctttgtcaatgttggattgatataaaatggatttatttcccccaagcaattttagctgctggcaccatatgatatttaacggtccgtcacttgtcgtcacttgtggtttacagtcgtctttttgtccctactctacctggaaacatggagactaaaactgggagaaagcagcagagttctgtctgggatttatttgaattcgacagtgaagaagataaaaaatataaagaaactaaaactaaactaaaacgaagcatttggaatataatgaaaactaataaaagctagcaaacctgctctaaaaactaattaaaactaactgaattataggaagaaaaaaaaagtcaaaactaaataaaactaaaccataatgaaaaatccaaaactattagaaccttgatgaaGCATTTTTTGTCTGCAgatattttcttggtttgcatcatttctccatttacagagcatttgatgattatgtatGTGGTTTTGTGTCTTGCAGCTCATTTTTTCCTTTgcaccatgttcctctttttgtacctggttcagacttgtgtttgagtttgtgaatttgcatcatctCTATGAGGATGCATTTTTTACAGAGAGGCTGTATTTTTACAGTGAGGCTGTATTTTTTACAGAGAGGCTGTATTTTTACAGTGAGGCTGTATTTTTTACAGAGaggatgtattttttacagtgaggaTGTATTTTACACTGAggctgtattttttacagtgaggaTGCATTTTTTACAGAGAGGCTGTATTTTTACAGAGaggatgtattttttacagtgtggatgcaTTTTACAGTGAGGCTGTATTTTTACAGTGAGGCTGTATTTTTTACAGAGAGGATGTATTTTTTACAGCGAGGATGTATTTTACAGTGAggctgtattttttacagtgaggaTGCATTTTTTACAGAGAGGCTGTATTTTTACAGAGAGGATGTATTTTTTACAATGAGGATGTATTTTACACTGAggctgtattttttacagtgaggaTGCATTTTTTACAGAGAGGCTGTATTTTTACAGAGaggatgtattttttacagtgtggatgcaTTTTACAGTGAGGCTGTATTTTTACAGTGAGGCTGTATTTTTTACAGAGaggatgtattttttacagtgaggaTGTATTTTACAGTGAGGCTGTATTTTTTACTGTGAGGATGCATTTTTTACAGAGAGGCTGTATTTTTACAGAGaggatgtattttttacagtgtggatgcaTTTTACAGTGAGGCTGTATTTTTACAGTGAGGCTGTATTTTTTACAGAGaggatgtattttttacagtgaggaTGTATTTTACACTGAggctgtattttttacagtgaggaTGCATTTTTTACAGAGAGGCTGTATTTTTACAGAGaggatgtattttttacagtgtggatgcaTTTTACAGTGAGGCTGTATTTTTACAGTGAGGCTGTATTTTTTACAGAGaggatgtattttttacagtgaggaTGTATTTTTTTACAGAGAGGATGTATTTTACAGTGAGGTGAAATACAGTGAAATAagctttttaaataaaaaataaatataaaatacatttataatcACAAGTAAATGTTATAAAATGTACCTTAATTAGATTTTAGAACTGTAACTGTCTCTTATTACTTTAATTCAGCAatttaacatgtaaatatttacTTTACAACAATCCGTCAGCTTCGTACTTAAAttccaaagataaaaaaaaaaaaaaaaatcaaaaaacccCTAATAATGACATCCACGTTTAACACAAATAACATTAAGGTGAACAGAACTGAAAATAAACAGTTCCAGGAAATTAAACCTGCCACAACAACATCATATAACTGAAGTTTTTAAAGATGAAACCACTGTGGCTTTTATATTGCAGATGAAATAagctttttaaataaaaaataaaaataaaatacatttatcaTCACAAGTAAATGTTATAAAATGTACCTAAATTAGATTTTAGTACTATAACTGCCTCttattacattaatttagcaATTTAACATGTAAGTAGTTACTTTACAACACTCCACCAGCTTCATACTTAAAttccaaagataaaaaaaataaataaataaaaatcaaaaaaccCTAATAATGACATCCACGTTTAACACAAATAACATTAAGGTGAACAGAACTGAAAATAAACAGTTCCAGGAAATTAAACCTGCCACAACAACATCATATAACTGAAGTCTTTAAAGATGAAACCACGGCGGTAATCTATGGCTTATATATTGCAGATGAAATAagctttttaaataaaaaataaaaataaaatacatttatcaTCACAAGTAAATGTTATAAAATGTACCTAAATTAGATTTTAGAACTGTAACTGTCTCttattacattaatttagcaATTTAACCTTACTTACACAAGTAAGTATTTACTTTACAACACTCCGCCAGCTTCATACTTAAATtccaaagataaaaaataaataaataaataaataaaaccctaatAATGACATCCACATTTAACACAAATAACATTAAGGTGAACAGAACTGAAAATAAACAGTTCCAGGAAATGAACACAACATCATATAACTGAAGTCTTTAAAGATGAAACCACGGTAGTAATTTATAGCTCATATAGTGCAGATGAAATTAAAATACTAAGAAATATTAATAGTCATATGACCACCGAAATAAGATTAGAGGCACACAAAATGTCCTGCATGTAAAAGAGTAAAGGTTTTAGGCAGCATGGTTGGACTTTAACTTTCAAAAGATTAGTCTGACTGTGAAAAAGACAAGAGGAAATCAGAAGGTTAGACCCGTAAAAAACAGGTTTCAGATGTGGTTTTTAGTTTCAGTCTTTTGTTTGTGCCGGCTTTGTTTTTGCATGAACATGTCTGAGCGTCTGTGGGTGTGAGTCTGCGTCACCTGGTAATATTAACAACTTCTAGCCTGACGGAGTTGCACATTGTGTTACGGCCGATATTCAACATGCAGCCGGTGATGAGGAGGAAAAACAGGAAGACGCCGCACAGAACTACGATGACGTTCATCCACATGGGCTCCCTGTGGACACATGAAAGGCATGGAGTCAAACAGTGAGATTAAAGACGCAAGACCCAGAAGTATGTCAAACTTTAAGGAAGTGGAAGTAGTATTCAGATTAGTGCAAACACTCCACTACAAAGTAAAAAGTGTGTTGGTTTTGGATGTTTTACTGAACTGAAATCAACCACAAATGTGACCgtttttaaatccaggttaaaatccttcctcttttcatgtgcttatgagtcaactcttttcaatcttgtcttttaaatgcacttttttatgtcttgctttactctattttaatgttaaattgaatgtatgattttaatataaataaccctttcttgcataaatcaggattttttttttgtgagtgtttttattcctctttaggcatgaaaaaaaaaatgcgatggaatttttttatgaccctatttttcatccactcagctggacaccatgtgtttcatttttgaagcaaagaaacatgtatttactgatgcactgtgtgaaaactacagggtggggaagcaaaatttacaatgaacatctagttgttttttctcagcaggcactacatcaattgttttgaaaccaaacatatactgatgtcataatcatacctaacactattatccataccttttcagaaacttttgcccatatgagtaatcaggaaagcaaacgtcaaagagtgtgtgatttgctgaatgcactcgtcacaccaaaggagatttcaaaaatagttggagtgtccataaagactgtttataatggaaagaagagaatgactatgagcaaaactattaccagaaagtctggaagatactattaaagaagaatgggagaagttgtcacccgaatatttgaggaacacttgcgcaagtttcaggaagcgtgtgaaggcagttattgagaaagaaggaggacacatagaataaaaacattttctattatgtcagttttcttgtggcaaataaattctcatgactttcaataaactaattggtcatacactgtctttcaatctctgcctcaaaatattgtaaattttgcttccccaccctgtatgaataaaatatttttaaaatcctgctaatctgatgttttgtcacattttaacatactctaatataagttattactcactctatggagataatatgcacacaaaaaaaacaacaactttttgtttaaaaaaataactgttaattacagtctcataacaataacaaggaattgatttacactcatgtAAAtgcatgttcctgcagatcaagtttatcaagaacagcaaagttacagtaatggtatgtattgcagtgtatgggatgatgcatttaagcgtccactatgttggctgatatggaactaaaacaataaaatccatgaatatacaagagaacagctgtagaattaatgtccactgtagtgaccagtatgaatgaaagggttaatgtcttttttttaaatcctgtgaatgcattttaaccctttcatgcatagtggtcactccagtggacagctattctacagctgttctcttgtatattcatggatattgttattttagttccatatcagcttatgcatcatttcatacactgcaattgataccgttactgtaactttgctgtacttgataaacctgatctgcaataacatgtttgactgtaaatcaattcctgattgctgtttttatttatttatttatttatttattcttgcatattatctccatgaagtaagtagtaactagtattagagtatgttaaaatgggagaaaacatcagattaccagcattaaacatggttttatgtcagagttttcacacaatatattagtaaatacatgtttctttgcttcaaaaattaaacgcatgatgtccagctgagtgaatatttttgctatctatgaaaaataggttcataaaaaaatttcagtcacattgttgttgttttttcatgcctgaagagaaataaaaaacctctggaaaaaaaaaaaatcttgattaaggttctcataattcatgcatgaaagggttaaaatcacattttatttctgatgattttaaagtctttttttccccttttttttggattttaatgtaatttcaatgtcttgcttttgcttttgtcgtgattttttttatgcctttgtaaaacaCTTGGAGTTACCCTGTGTGtgaatagtgctatacaaataaacttgccttacctTACTGCTGAATTAATGTGCATGCTGCATTTTACAGCTGTACATGTTTGTCTGAACTATTTCATATCCTGTCGACAGTCTggccaaaaaatttaaaaattaaaaaactaaaaaatcacACACAATAGCTAGTTATAAACACcattaattttgctgctacacaaTGCTTATGCAAAGTCATAGAATTTATTTTGCATTCATTTCCTGCTAAGATCTTGTATTAATTGATGtctaaagtcttctccatcacatcagGTGTGAAAATTACATCTTTTGCTCCCTGAACTACTCTTTTACAATTTGTTGAATCCTGGTGTTGTCGTCTCTGAATACatgtgtgtcatcagcaaagaaaaaatcaACTCCGATCTGGTCATTCAGTGTCATCAGGAAGTCAGCTGACCAaatgaaccaaccccagatcataacactgaccccactggcttgtactgtaggtactAAGCATGAtggatagggctgtgtattggcaagaatctggcgatacgatacaaatcacgatactatcacgacatatcatgatactgttaaaaagcaattttttgtttgtttctttttttaaatgagtaTTTCTtcaaagaattgaattacaccagaaatatgtacaaataataaacatatttttatttcattacaacaggatctgatgctatatcataaaaattttcctgtgttcaaacttcaattatattttacagatattacagtttaagatcctgttcaaatttttatattctattacttcagaactaacatcagaacattatttttgtgcaatcccaacaaaggaactaacatctgcctctctcagacagtaaaaagcgcttttaggatgcttcaaataaccataacttaataaaaataagatataaacaataaagaaaaccaaaaaaacaaaaatgaaactccgccatatctgcatttgaataaatacctacaaatatcgacacagtactttttgatattgatacagtattgtgaaatgaaatatcgcgatatattgcagaaccgatatttttgtccacaggcgttacaaagctgcgataaaggtggggccaaatgatcccaccattttgtttacacagacatcgttccggaataaaggcgaagTGCTGAGTAAAAAGGGATAATGACTGACATTCAATATCGGCAGATTTACAAAAGTGTGGTTTCCACCGGGCAGCGAGTGGATGAAAAAGAGTGACATGAGAAGAAACTAAAGCCGTCAGTCAAAATGTACAAGAGAAAAAAGTATAATATTTGCTTGTGAAAGACAGCGGAGTCAAAGTGTAAAGCTGCGTAAAAGTTAATGTTAGCATTTTTAGTTACACTTTACCATAAGTTGCATTGAGATGAGAATATTTGCATGCTCTCTGAAGTCTTCTGTGCTCACCTCCTGATGTTGCCTTCCATGCAGAACGTGTAGAGCCAGTACAGAGACAGGGAGAAACACACCACTGCCACCAGGACGGATATGGCCGACACGAAGTAACATAGAGACGGGGAGCTGGACGCCTGGACTCCAATGAGGCCTGTTGTTGCACTGTAGTTAACCAGCCCATAGAGCATGCACAGGCCTCCGAAATTACCCTAAGAGACAAAAAGCACCAGTTCCACTTGTATTTTTATCCACTTTTACAACCACATTGTTATTTTATAGACTTCACACATCATTAAGCAAAAGGAGACAGAAAGCAACACCTAATGATCATAACGAACACTGTAATAATAAGGTTGGTAGATTTCCCCTATTTGACATGGTAGAAGTCTAACCGGTTCACCATCCTGTTTATCAGCTTTTCATCGGTGTCGGTgttactaggggtgtgtattggcaagaatctggtaatacaatacaaatcacaatactaggatcacaatatgatacagtctactctcgttataccgccaacttccgttcacggccaaattggcggtatagcgaaaatggcgttacaacgcgttgcgtccataatgtgcatgtctttactatatgatgtctatgctgcctccgttaacccgttctagtTGCGTTTCTacataaatcttgattctgttatgttgtaagggatcatttaaagtggggaaacattttaagcattattataccgtgtcgggaaatgacaccccatcatcttgaggctttggcttaatcccacgtcctcttcccgacatcctgacctactgagtgttctgcgacaaAAGAACGGTGgctgttccgtagacctactcgtagcttgtcgcgatcagcgtctggcgcgtttgtttcagtgcattgttaaaatttatgtgtacttgatggcaatcacgctggcggtataacggtcgggaaatcaatggtataagtgttgtttgtgcatggaaccgggctggcggatggcgataggcggaaatggcggtagctaatggaataatgcattggggatttttgtgcaatggttctggtcggcggtgagcgaaaatggcggtataacggcgggcggtttaacgagagtagactgtatatcacgattagggatgtaacgatatgaaaatttcacatcacggttattgaaaccaaaattatcacggttatcattattatcacgatattgttggaagttgtgctcaaaatgttcaaaaagtactaatacacacacaggaataatttaaccaagttgtattttggaaaaaaaaataaaataaaataataggcacaatgtaccttctgttggcagaaacatccaTCAAagaatcaataaagtatctattgATCATAACTAACAAATAAGGGGGCATGAGTAGTCGTCATATCTCAGGCATGTTGGATTTTCTCTTAACTTCATCCTGTGTAACTCTGCTGTTGTCCAAAAGACCTGGTTTGTggaaaatgaatacataaataaacaagtggtgccgggcacaacaaaccccgcccctcgcatgtattgtagcttattttggcatcgatccagctgatgtcaacatgtctatgcatgtgctgatgtcagcatatcaactgtctctatatatgtggcaagtttgaagtaaattgaaacaaaattgatgtttttacagacatttgaaatttcgtccattat comes from Sphaeramia orbicularis chromosome 18, fSphaOr1.1, whole genome shotgun sequence and encodes:
- the tmem179ba gene encoding transmembrane protein 179B, whose protein sequence is MMAVTVLLLLELALYASCFVCGIVTAASVTIVQGNFGGLCMLYGLVNYSATTGLIGVQASSSPSLCYFVSAISVLVAVVCFSLSLYWLYTFCMEGNIRREPMWMNVIVVLCGVFLFFLLITGCMLNIGRNTMCNSVRLEVVNITSCEDAQTRQWSSPIKGDRFYSSLHKAETAVWVNFFFWLIIGGLVFMQRRHSLGTKLIPGGSAGGLFGDPGVTAAETEPFFNRPARPQ